A section of the Pseudomonas fluorescens genome encodes:
- a CDS encoding carboxymuconolactone decarboxylase family protein yields the protein MAKAPETVSVNDQRFLAGQAAFEEITGLRSSEFLDGLKDLAPAIGRFVMEWEFADVYGQSSLDLRTRELIMVAGCVALGATAAPILKLRIGSALRAGVSRQEIIDTIIQIGIAAGVPAALAAIQSAGEVFAVLDA from the coding sequence ATGGCTAAAGCCCCCGAAACTGTATCAGTCAACGATCAGCGTTTCCTTGCTGGCCAGGCGGCGTTTGAGGAGATCACTGGGCTGCGTTCTAGTGAATTCTTGGACGGGCTAAAGGACCTTGCTCCTGCTATAGGCCGATTTGTTATGGAGTGGGAATTTGCCGATGTCTATGGGCAGAGTTCGTTAGATCTGCGTACCAGAGAACTCATTATGGTAGCTGGATGTGTTGCGCTAGGAGCAACTGCTGCTCCCATTCTGAAACTGCGAATTGGCTCAGCCTTGCGTGCCGGTGTTTCGCGTCAGGAAATTATTGACACAATTATCCAAATAGGTATAGCTGCCGGAGTTCCTGCTGCACTAGCGGCGATTCAGTCTGCTGGAGAAGTATTTGCAGTGCTCGATGCTTAA
- a CDS encoding TetR/AcrR family transcriptional regulator, with the protein MNNYRMVIIGQKINRSIVIYQSVISERGATFHCKASHLVYQAIVYRYAESMIRSPQSKRKCAPAETIDDSSRPTPNKRKRMPPQEREREIIEEAVRFFAEVGFEGTLRELAERLGITHQNLFRYFATKEALIDRVYQEVYLSRWQPEWEAMLKQPGKTLEARLIDFYKAYLPAIFRYDWVRIFIFAGLKGVGISQRYLSLIQTKVIEPVAMELRELSCEKPPGETLSSAELEVAWGLHGELFYLAQRRWVYDMTVPEDLDRFIEISIIRFLHGAPAAMQALTRDGAN; encoded by the coding sequence GTGAATAATTACCGGATGGTAATTATAGGGCAAAAAATCAACCGATCAATAGTTATTTACCAATCAGTAATTAGCGAGCGTGGTGCGACATTTCACTGCAAAGCGTCCCACCTTGTTTACCAAGCGATTGTCTATCGTTATGCTGAAAGCATGATCAGATCACCACAATCGAAACGCAAATGTGCCCCCGCCGAGACGATCGACGACTCCTCGAGGCCAACGCCAAACAAACGCAAACGCATGCCCCCCCAAGAGCGTGAGAGGGAGATTATTGAAGAGGCGGTACGCTTTTTCGCCGAGGTCGGATTCGAAGGTACCCTACGCGAGTTAGCCGAACGCCTTGGAATCACACACCAGAACCTGTTTCGTTATTTCGCAACGAAAGAGGCGTTGATAGATAGAGTGTACCAAGAGGTCTACCTTAGCCGCTGGCAACCTGAATGGGAGGCAATGCTAAAGCAGCCTGGAAAGACCTTGGAAGCGCGATTAATCGACTTTTACAAGGCATATTTGCCTGCGATCTTTCGATATGACTGGGTTAGGATTTTTATTTTTGCAGGACTCAAGGGCGTCGGCATCAGTCAACGTTATCTTTCCCTAATCCAGACCAAAGTGATCGAACCAGTGGCGATGGAATTACGTGAGCTTTCCTGCGAAAAGCCACCCGGTGAGACCTTATCGTCGGCTGAGCTTGAAGTTGCATGGGGATTACACGGTGAATTATTTTATCTTGCCCAACGTCGCTGGGTATATGACATGACAGTTCCGGAAGATCTGGATCGTTTTATCGAAATATCTATCATTCGCTTCCTGCATGGAGCACCTGCTGCCATGCAGGCATTGACGCGCGACGGAGCTAACTAA
- a CDS encoding glutathione S-transferase family protein yields the protein MMIKLHHLNDSRSFRILWLLEEIGQPYEIIRYQRDKKTHLAPETLRGIHPLGKSPVIELDGKIIAESGAIAEILIKKFAPHLAPTESSAEYLDYLQWIHFSESSAMLPFLLKIFNEFETQSGTELKFLNNYAEAEFNKVFSYLNNHLNNKKFLIEERLTGADFMLGFVVKGALNLLKSKSEFPHIETYIMNRP from the coding sequence ATGATGATAAAACTTCACCACCTCAATGACTCCAGGTCGTTTCGTATTCTGTGGCTGCTGGAAGAAATAGGCCAACCATATGAAATTATTCGGTATCAGCGTGATAAAAAAACACATCTAGCCCCCGAGACACTGAGGGGCATTCACCCCCTAGGCAAATCTCCAGTTATCGAGCTTGATGGAAAAATAATTGCGGAGTCAGGCGCGATCGCAGAAATCCTGATAAAAAAATTTGCACCTCATTTAGCACCAACAGAAAGCTCTGCAGAATACCTTGACTACTTACAATGGATCCATTTCTCAGAAAGCTCGGCAATGCTTCCGTTCTTACTGAAAATATTTAATGAGTTTGAAACACAATCTGGAACCGAACTAAAATTCCTTAACAACTACGCCGAAGCTGAATTCAATAAAGTTTTTTCCTATCTAAACAACCACTTGAATAACAAAAAGTTTTTAATCGAGGAGAGACTCACAGGAGCAGACTTCATGCTGGGATTTGTGGTGAAAGGCGCGCTCAACCTGCTCAAATCCAAGAGCGAATTTCCACATATTGAAACCTACATTATGAATCGCCCCTAG
- a CDS encoding IS3 family transposase (programmed frameshift), producing MSNQRYPEEFKIQAVKQVTEKKLPVSEVAARLGVSVHSLYAWVKRYTKPQEQRVEEDDQSAEVRRLRAELKRVTEERDNLKKGRRVLCQGVRLKYAFIKQQAGHYAIRRLCLTLKVHPSGYYAWLSEPKSARAKDDQRLLGLIKHSWLESGGVYGYRKIHDDLREVGESCGRHRVARLMRLEGLRSQTGYRRRPGKYGGKPAVASPNLLKRQFDVREPNKVWVTDITYIRTYEGWLYLAVVLDLFSRQIIGWSMKSQMTSDVAIDALLMAVWRRKPKQEVMIHSDQGSQYSSSDWRSFLKANNLVASMSRRGNCHDNAVAESFFQLLKRERIKRKIYTTRQDARDDVFDYIEMFYNPKRRHSFNNQLSPVEFEKRYAASLESV from the exons ATGAGCAACCAGCGATATCCCGAAGAATTCAAAATCCAGGCGGTCAAACAAGTGACCGAAAAGAAGCTTCCTGTCTCGGAGGTGGCTGCACGATTGGGTGTGTCCGTGCACAGCCTCTATGCCTGGGTTAAGCGCTACACCAAGCCCCAGGAACAGCGCGTTGAGGAGGATGATCAGAGCGCTGAGGTTCGTCGTCTACGGGCCGAGCTGAAACGGGTGACGGAGGAGCGAGACA ATCTTAAAAAAGGCCGCCGCGTACTTTGCCAAGGAGTGCGGCTGAAGTACGCCTTTATTAAGCAGCAAGCGGGTCATTACGCGATTCGACGGCTTTGCCTGACGCTCAAGGTTCATCCCAGCGGCTACTACGCGTGGCTATCAGAACCAAAATCTGCGCGAGCCAAGGACGATCAGCGACTGCTTGGACTGATCAAACACTCCTGGTTGGAAAGCGGTGGTGTTTATGGCTATCGCAAGATCCATGATGACCTGCGAGAGGTTGGTGAGAGCTGTGGCCGTCACCGGGTAGCTAGGTTGATGCGCCTTGAAGGTTTACGTTCTCAGACTGGGTATCGACGGAGGCCGGGAAAATATGGCGGTAAACCAGCCGTTGCCTCACCGAACTTACTGAAGCGCCAATTCGATGTCAGAGAACCCAACAAAGTCTGGGTCACAGACATTACCTACATCCGAACATATGAAGGCTGGCTGTATTTGGCCGTGGTGCTCGATCTGTTTTCACGCCAGATCATTGGTTGGTCAATGAAGTCGCAGATGACCAGCGACGTAGCCATTGATGCACTGCTGATGGCGGTTTGGAGACGTAAGCCGAAGCAAGAGGTGATGATCCACTCGGATCAAGGCAGTCAGTACAGCAGCTCAGACTGGCGAAGCTTCTTGAAAGCTAACAACCTGGTAGCCAGCATGAGTCGTCGAGGTAACTGCCACGACAACGCTGTAGCGGAGAGCTTTTTCCAGCTGCTAAAGCGGGAGCGGATCAAGCGTAAAATCTACACTACACGCCAGGATGCTCGGGATGATGTGTTCGATTACATCGAGATGTTTTACAACCCAAAACGACGCCACAGTTTCAACAATCAGCTGTCACCGGTAGAGTTTGAAAAGCGTTACGCAGCGAGCCTGGAGAGTGTCTAG